From the Hordeum vulgare subsp. vulgare chromosome 1H, MorexV3_pseudomolecules_assembly, whole genome shotgun sequence genome, the window caaatgcatgatgttaggttggggttcgacatctagtggattcctgtccacgaaaatatcggacgaaatcttcctcatgagtttgttctggcttgtttcataagccgcaccctttgtgttGTTGGaacatggtaattcgtgttgcttcgatgtcaagtggtgatttcagatcattcctaagtggtgttcttatatttttatgagagtgctaattcttttgctcaattagatcgtcttatcaattcttgtcaaccggagtcgtcttgttaattcttttccaaccagtgtgcttctcttctgGTGAATTCATTCCTCTCcaattgttgcagatcattctctcaatttttttccggagttcatctcatgtgtcccagttgtctttgttttccccgccctcccaccctttttcttcggtgattcaATTTTTCATTCAagagtttcttttcattgtgcttcctctgtctgttcttttctctcttacccggtgattcattgtgaagattctcaggagcttcatgttcatcgttattcagtcttgttattttttcCGGTGAActcaatttagttgtccgtgtcatcttatccattcatccttgtaattctttcctatattgGGAATTCTTTTCAGGCTATCttgttattaattcctctctctttctatccggagtgttaaagatatttcacaaGTTTTTTGcttccaatcttttcaattatttcgaggtgctcaacctcatctagttttctttttacccgtgcaatatcaatctttctagcaatcttttctaacggtggtttctttgagcgggcccataacccacaggttccttcccaggatctttcctgactcttttaatcttttcccggagatcattaattcttttcaactatgacgtaagtatgatttcatcagtcatgtcccttcttcaagatctattggaatttaattctcatattggctcaacctttcattcttctttattccggagtgtctcagctattcttggtgttgtttctcgtcttcattctcagcttgcaaattcgaaggggcgtttctctcaaatcttggttcatttcttgcagattcatcatttcagcttgtgccatcatcttgaattgttccaatcatgagaattcatttctcgctatccggtgcatttctgggttgttttcattctcgatcctccgaaggccatcattttagaagattcttcgttctcagctttcagcttcatcctcaattcttctcaattgttgtctcttcgttcgtctctcgattatccgttgCCTTGTTcacgttttctctcaggtggcttatgaccccttcattctcttgtttctccattaattcgtggtgttccctttcaattgtgaattctcaccggtgcctctttcaagatttcttctagtttgtgctcatatctctccttaatcatttcaagaagaataagttttaTGCTaattccgttgcttgtcatcaattaaacttgatgaaggataagcataacataattcttattcttgttcatagtaatctgaattcttcttccggaggactcatgatatcaattcttttctcaagtatccgttctcttgcattcccaagtgcatttgttcttcctttatcctttaagGTGGTATTatggcattcttgttagtgtaggagcctcgaagagttttcctttcaagaataagataattaaatccaccaattctatgatcatgagatatttctacccatgatttcttcattgagctatcttgctttggttttcacctaaagcttttcctatggattatgctatcatggtgcttgtcattaatcccagttctcaatgtaccctcttggtgtaagaagttttgatatctttgcttccaactatccttgtttcttttagtggttggttgtcacctcatatttgttgagattattttcataagcccactactatcttgttctttgcattgtaggttttccaactactacgtcaattctctgtccggaggttctccaattctattgtgatgttagttgtcattcttttcttcattctcttcttccgcttgagctagttcatattctcttattccgaaggcattgtgatattgctcttttgggtctatcatcttgttctatcaagatcttggtgttcccctgctctatttacttgtttgttgtgaatattgtctatttctttcatcttatcgaattttttgtcccatcttCCTatcaaagtgctgccgaaattttccgtgaattcttgcttctttctcattccattcctcatctctttgcaaccttcaagaatcgttggtttcactcgtttgtcaaagaagcgactaaatttttacctcttgctttctcatcctctccccctttcattcttggatctcagggcgagatcctcttgtagtgtaggagagttgtgacagcccgatgccgacgttccagaagattcccctttctttccgttctcgtcgcgtgtctattttctttggtcgcatcatcatcgcatcattcgcatcatatgcattgcatcggcatctccattgccacccgttttcaaaacttgcatccgttggtagttgccggttctcgtcattgtccattctgagcccgaAGGCActagcacgcgcccgcggcatcgtttaaatcttgtttttaaaagtgtgttgaaaactttctctgattggtttgagattggacgtgcggtcttattttaatataggtaggccgcctgtcaaatttcgtcacaaTCAGAGTctgtctagtacccgaacggtcgaccgtagcggcaccgtcttcggtctatcgtcgtacgtttttcggtgtttacgaaaaactcgttgccgggtcgctcgttttccctctcatctccgcctagcccctctgcacagtgcaccgaccctgtGCGTAGCCTAGCCCGAAAACTTCCCACGACCCGAACGAGGTGGTCGTGACCGCTGGATCCGTACCAACCCCGTtctaccgcaaaccgtcatcggtttgtcaacTGAACTCCCTAACCTAGCAATTTCCGACCATTCAATTTAACCGGAAGGTCTAGATGCCCTTTTAGACTAAACTGTTGGCTATATAGTCCATCATAGACCAATTCAGACCAAACCCTAGATCCTAGACTCTTGTCCCATCGCCCGCCGCCACTCCTCGCTTTCCCCATCGGGCCAATCATAGCCACTCGCCCCGACCCACAGCCTTCCCCCGCAAGCATCATGCAGCAGCAGCCAGCGCCGCCTAGCAATAGCAGCCCTGAGCCCgagctgacgctcccgatctggaTCGGAGGGAGCGATCTCCCGAGGCAAACCTAGCCGGCAGCCACAAGCATCGGACCAGGCCTCCCCTTGGCTTCTCTTCCTCTATCTTTCCCATCTCTCCCTTGGGTCTCTCTCTCACGCTGCTCGTCTATGTTCTTCCCTCCCTCGCCCTGTTGTGCCACCGTGAGATCCTGGATTCGAGTCCCAGGCAcccttattttattttgtttgtggtAGTTTCATGGTGCAAACGCTACACCTAGATTTTATTTTGTCTGTGGTAGTTTCATGGTGCAGACGCTACACCTAGACCGCACCTGTAACTTAGCCACGATCACATGTCTAGCCTAGCGGCTAGCACCACACATTTATACTCAGTAGACCAGGGTTCGAATCCGTGGCTACACACATTTCTTTTTGCTGCACCGAGCCCAATATATTAGTGTGTTTCTGCTCTTTTGTTGCAGCATATGTGTCTGCATATTTAGAGTAGATGACACCGTTTTAAAACGTCCATAACGTTTCAACCGTGCATCAGATCGGAGTGATTTAAAgatgtaaattgactagaattttgtgtagattaacaaTTTCCAACTCTGATGCATGTTCAAGGTTGTtagcgtgttgtttgcatcggtttgtgtgcCGACGTGTTAAAACTGGTTTAggacgtagttaattaaccgAAGCTCcgatggagatgtgccatatatgtaaatggaccagaacgatgaGTAGACTCACGtgtaccactttgttttgccgtttaaaaaacctaaaatgtgattaggacaaatctggacagaattagaatttaacgcgttgggtcatttcggagatgttatatgacGTTTCCGatcttatttaaaatgcctagataggtagtttaattacgcttcatctcttgccatgtttaacaacatttaatattgccgtgtacctaatcgagatagaactaaataatccgtatgtggaggtttgtcaatatgcaattcgttgcatattgaacttcacttaatgtgtagtgtttgattgttgtgattgtcatgccttgcattagaccgttcatgcatcatttgtgttgtgcatcgtgtggtgtatatcgtgtgttgattctctttccggtttccttcgtctcgatagagttccgcaagcgtgtcgagttgtgagggcccgttcgactacgtcggttcgtctgcttcacggagacattcttcttccaagcgggatctcaggcaagatgaccatttccccagataccattactatcattgccatgctagttttaccgcttctatcgttatgtctcgttgcctaccacatgttaaatatcagcttctcaacaatgccatgaaaacctttaacctgttcaacctagcaaaccgctgattggctatgttactgcttgcttaaccctgttgatagcgttgctagttgcaggtgcagttgcttccatgtgataacatgggttccttcttatatcaccatattattgctatttaatttaatgcacctatatacttggtaaaaggtggaaggctcgcccttttctagcctggtgttttgttccacctttgcccccttagtttccggctaccggtgttatgttccataaatgagcgctcctaacacgatcggggttgttatggggacccccttgataattcattttagattaaagttggtctggcaaggcccaacattggtactacatttgcctaatcacctaataaattgcatagggactttccggaccccgaggataatttaatcaacccccggggcagtgctccgcatgagtgttggtccaaaacagagcaacttattaacgctacccggggcaactcgacgtttggcgtggtaaccatcgctcatccgtcgtgtcctgagaaggaggtacgcgactcttatcgggatcgtcgacacgtcgggcggccttgctggattagttttacctttgacgagatatcttgtgcatcaggattccggtgatgctttgggtagtatcagagttgaggttttccactagggaatccgacgagatcgcgagcttcgtgattgaggatttctatgcggcttgtggtaatttgtgatggactagttggagcacccctgcagggttaaatcttttcggaaagctgtgcccgcggttatgtggcaacgtggaaactttgtttaacactggttctagataacttgaagttaacttaattaaaatatgtcaactgtgtgcataaccgtgactgtctctttcgtgagttccttctccaatcgaggacacggtggggttatgtctgacgtaggtaggggttcaggatcattcatttgatcatcagtaatcACGTCCAttgtgcgtagatcttcccccctcttatttcttgtactcgtaagtttagccaccaaagataagcttagccgctgctgcaacctcaccacttaaccatacctcacccattaagctttgctagtcttgatacctttggaaatgagattgttgagtcccatgtggctcacagattactacaacaccagttgcaggtataggtaaaggttacttgacgcgagcgcgttgattgttcatttggagttgcttcttcttcttcttcatcatcgatctaggatgggttccaggccggcagcctgggatagcaaggatggacgtcgttcttcttttgtcgtttgttttcgtccgtagtcggaccctgctcttactcttgatgaatatgtactgtactgttgtgactctgatgtagcttgtggcgagtgtaagccaattctatatatatatatctcttcttttcagtacatgtacttgtaacgatatccattctcgcgacacgacgagatgcgcttctatccctggcgaggccctcatgccaaattgaggatagggtcgcatcttggacgtgacacATAATTTACATACATGATTACAAATAATGCATAAATCCTTATGTGCATCACATTTGACATCAACCAGGCTTAGTTCTTCGACTACAGTGATATCACATTTATATGTTCATaacatatataggggaggggtgtTTTGGCTCCCGGGAGCATACGCTCCCGGATGAATAGTACCGCAAAAAAGTGGTAAACTATTTAAAAAAAACTGATTTTTTTGCATGTCCGTGTTAGTGTGAAAAGCATGCTTGACAATTTTTCTACAGAACGGCACAATAATGTTTCATCAGTGAAAATAACAAATTTGGGTGACATTTCGGGGTAACATTTGATATTCAAATTTGTTATTTTTGCACAGGTCAAAATATTTAGCTTTTTTGCCAAAAAATGCAGGTAGTATTAGAATGTGACTATAAATGCATACATTTTTTGTTGGAATTTTTTTGACATTTCCAAAATTGTTTTTCACAGGTAGGAGCAAATGCTCCCGCAAGCCAAATTGGATTTCACATACTGTTTCACATAATTCACATATGCAATTGATGAAATAGAGGACATGTTAAATCATGAAAAATTCTTGTGTAATTCTCCAAAACTGATATTCAGAAGTAGTCATCACACATAGTTCCCTCATTAGTTAACCCACACAAGTCAAACAAAATTTGTATGTAATTGGAAAGAATTACACCTGTCCTAGATTTGGGTGTCTTGTTGAGGGATGTTGGGGGTCTTGGATCGCTCAGTGGCACTGCAGATCAATAGGAGGAGTGTGAGGGCCCAAACAAAGCGATCTAACAGGAAAAGGTTAAAACATTACACACTAATAATGCACAAAAAATATTATAATCACCAAATGTCCACCTTGAATACACTAAAACCTACAAAAATGAATGTAGGTTAACAAATCAGATTGATGGTATTTGCTAGCGAGAATAAACAGAAATAGGATATGAATCCTATTTCTGCATGGTCAATGGGAGATGAATCCTATGTCTTCGTGGAAAGAAAATGACCCGAGCACCCTTACACACAATTACTATTGCCATGTATACATGAATGCGCAGAGAGTTCCCATGCTATGTGTAAGGCTGTAAACATGAATACACAATTATTGTTCACTTTGCGGGACACCACCACCATTATTGTTGCCATCAGCTTCTGGATGATGGCTTCCTTTGTACCGTAACTGCAAGACTGAGATTAACTTTGAGGGGCCTTATGAGAGAAGAGCAGGAGGTCGATGGACAATTGCAGATATAACTAAGAAAACACTTGTAATGAATAAAGAGGCAACATAAGTATATTCTCAATCATGGCCATAGGAATAGGTCGATTGACAATTGCAGATATAACTAAGAAAACACTTGTAATGAATAAAGAGGCAACATAAGTACATTCTCAATCATGGCTATAGGAATATGCATTCTGTGAGGCTCTACAAATAAACTTGTTCAATATAAATATGCTATATGAAATCTAGCAACATCAAAATGTTTGTAAATTCTATGCAAGGATCACCCCGCCTATCCAATCTTGGGATGTGCAAAATGTGGTTGGATAACTTCAAGTGTATAGCATCTTTGGTCGAGTTCTTCAGTTTATCCGCAAGAACATTTCATTGAAGAGTAATATATGGTTACTAAGCCTACACTGGGGTGCTATGTACTATCAAACCATAAGGAAGCAACGTGTAGCAAAGAATTGTAAACCATGAAAGTTGTGTTCATGCACACTTCCTCGTCACAGTTTTAGGAAATCACATAAAAGGAAAGAGAACCAATAAATTAGGGCTAATGATAGAACCAAGCAAGGGAAGGGCTACGTGTCAAGGAATTCAGAAAAAATAATATGAAAACTAATTGTTCTTACACTATCCCTTCATAGATTTATCAATAGGGTATCAATGATATTCGCTATTAAGACAATGTCATGGACGGTACCACCGTTGCCACCTCCACCCCTTTCCCGTGCGCCTCCTCCATCTTTGTTATCTCTGCCATCAGCTTCGCATAATACAGATTCTGCACAAATGTTAAGTACATAGAAGATTGTGAAGTTTATTCAATTCTGAGAAACGTCGGGTGTGAGGGGCAGAGGGATCGATCTTCGATCATAGGAACAAGTGTTCTCCTGTTATGAGAGAATTGTGAGACGTGTTAAAAAATAACCTGGAAGCTGAAGTTACTTGCAGCAACATAAATCCATCTAATAATGCAAATTAAATCTAAGATGGTGAGGACCAAGTAATCATAGTACTCCAAATTCGAATGTTAAAAGGTAATGGCCTCCATGTTGAGTTATCTGTTCTTCTTTGGAAATGTGGAAATGCAGGAAAAAATTAACGGGAGCAACGAAATCATCCCACGAGCACAAAGCCGGACATCAAAATCGAATCACTCTTTCATGATGTTGACGATCATCTGTTGCTGATGGCATTggagacgacgatgagtagcatcACCGGAATTGGACGAAAAATGACATGTGATGACAAAACTTGAGCAATTGCGCACAACGCTTCTCAAAAACCTAATCCGTACTCTCCCAACGCAGGATCGCAAAGACAAAGGTCCCGAGTCTCAACGAATGGCCCCGTTTCAATGTGGGTCGATGCATATGGTTGCCCGATTCCCAAGACCTGCTCTCCCGCACGCCGATGCACGCTTGTGTTCGGGATAGAGTAGACTACGGTGGTGTTGCAAGTTACGAGAAGATGCAAAACCCTAGGTGTTTACGGTGTATTTTTGGCCGAGGGCGGCAAGTACTATATATAGAAGGACCAGAGGTGGTACGGTGTCGCGATCATGATCTCAAACCGACTTTGTTTCTAAGTCAAACTTACCGGACAAGGAAACAATCAACTTGTTTATTAAGACATCAAATAATATAACGACAAAAGGATGTTACGTCCCTACAAGGCAACAAACTTGATTTCTGTGGATCATTCACGCACACATCGCACGCGCGCGCCGCTCCGACCCGAGCGAGGTGACGCGCGAACCCACATTTGGTCTTGTATTTCACTATATAAAGAGAACTCACACCTTCTCAACTTTAGGGATGGTACTAAACTTTAGAATCATCACTTGTCATTTATTCTTGGGTCTAATTTGAGATTTTAGAAATTCTACGTGGGCCAGGCCCATTATTTCTAATAACGAGGTCGTTAGTCGTCATGGTCGCTCACCTCCTTCACCATATGGTGGATGACCTCCTCCCACAGACCGAGGACACCAACTACAGCCGTTGAGCCTCTCGCCCTTGAACGACGACCACACGCAGACCCACATCGCCACTAATCGGAGTCGGCATGGACCTCCCACGCGGCCCGTCGCCAAGCCTTGCAACCCCCCTCCCGCTGCTTGTGGAACTCGATGGGATGTGGGAGCGGAGCTCGAAAGGGCGCGTGATCCCACTCTCGAGTCGAGGGAGGTGCGCGGGATGGCCCCCCTTTCTCCTCGTCGGGCAGTTCTTCATCGAGCTCCTCCGGGCGCCATTTCTCCCTTGTATCTCCTCACGAATCCAAATCACTTGACTACCGCATTCGTCTTCGtcgcctgctcctcctcctgctccgccCGCTTCCGCTTCTACCCGTGTGATGCGGCCTTACCGGTCGATGGCGGCTCACGACCGACAAGGCACGCGATGGAGCAGGACGATGGCGGCATTCTTTGTGTGTGGTCATGTGACCACGGAGGGTGGGAGACGAGTATACCTCGCCATGGGCAATCTGGCGAGACAACCCGACCCGACCGAGACCGAAAATCCCGGACGGGTAAGGCCTGATCGTGCCATCGGGCCAGGCTCAAGCCTAAAAATTGAGCATGGTGGTTGGGTCGGGCCTTAGCCGGGCTCAAGCTTGCAAAAAAACAGATTTTAGCCGCACGCGGGCCAGGCCAACGGGGCTTGAACCTGATTTATTAGGCGTGACGAGCTAGGCTTGGGCCTGGGTTTTTAGAATCGGGCTTTTTTCGCCTGGGTCGAAAGCCTGAGCCACCGTATACCCACACGAGTGAGGGGGATATCGGTGAGCGGATCTCGTTCGCGCCGATACAGTGTCGCAAACCATTCCCAACAGCTTTAAAAGAAAAACCATTCCCAACAGCTGACCTGTCTTCTGACCTCTGCTTCAAGATTCATGCGCCAATCCAAGGACGGCTAGCATGTTCGCTCGGATATGCAGAAAATCCGACGTTCGCAGGTTAGCTTTTCCGAAACTAAACGGAGCACAGGAAGGGCGCAAATTTTCTGTTGTCCCGGAACAGGGCACGCACGGAACCTTGGGCACATAACACTTTACTGAATTTGAATCCGAATGTTCAGagataaacatgaccacatgaaTTCGTCAAAGCTCCGGCATATAGAAAACACAATAGCCACCATAATTTATTCGGATACAGTAACAGGGCAGAAAACCATGATGTGCATCCTGCCTGATTAACACCGATCACAAACCTAGCAGTCTCCCTTCACGACTGTCACAGGGCACGACGCGTTCGACAACACGTAGTTGGTCACACTTCCTAGAAGAATCCTGCAGTATCACCGGGCAAAGATAGGAGGTCAGCGAAATATGAACAAGCTGAAACTGTTAGGGGCCATACCGTTCATGGTCAAGTTCTGATATCTGATGCATACAAAGTTGCAAGTTACAGAAATGTCATGGAGCATTTTCTGACTTCTGTTTCTGCGTACATAATTGTATCTTGAGCGGTGCCTAAACAATGCTCCTGTACTAAACATCGTCAATCAAGTGTCTTGGTTCATTATTCATTGGATTATTATTAGTGGTGCACAAAAGATTAGACCATCGTTTTTTATCTTCTGCAGCTCTATCTCCATCTCCAGTATGGTTATGGCTGATCCTAAATAACTTAACCACTCATCCATCCGCATCTAATGTACCTATTGATAAGAATTTTCACGCAGATTCCTTCTAAAACTTAAGCTAAAGCATTCCCTCCCAAACGTGCACTCCATGCGTTCGATTACCAGTACATAAACGAAAGTCAAATCTACAATTACATAATTTAAGCTTTGTTGTTCTTGACACTAGAAATTTCATCCAAGGATCAGCTTGAGCGGGTAAATCAATATTTGGTATGCAAATATGCAATACATCGACATTTACCATGATTCTCTACTGATAGATATATTAATTTGTGTTTAGCATGAATTAGTCATAATACTATTTGGACGTGGACACTCCTCAAGATAACTCTAAACAAACTTGACAAGATAGGCAACCCAAGTCATATATCCAGATTTTGTTTTTCACATTCTGGCAGCACTTTCTTTGTTCTAGTTTTTTTCCAAACAATTATTTATGCTGGATCTTGAATATCACAAACGCTGTAGTTGACGACCAAGTCTATCTACATCATTCTATTGCTTAACATGTTACAAGCTTACTGAATACCACTTGCCGTTTCAGTTGACCACACAAACCATCTGGCAAGCACGATGCAGATGCCAGACAGATAAACGCTCTCAATTTTTATAGAGAATCGACAATAGGAGATCATGGCTCGTGCAAGTTAAGAAGTGCAAGGGAACGGCTTGATGGTCCATGTTCTAACTGCCCATGAGCCGTGAACCGTGTTCTAATCGAAATGAATATTGTAATTTAAGCCACAGAGCTCTGAAACATGGAACGATGCAGCGAATCGATCCAAGCGATCTACCAGGTACTGGTACAATTTATTTGAAGTATTGCTACACGGACATCTGACTTTGTATGCACCTTATCCACACCCCAATGACGTGAGGATTgcctatctgaacaagaatactgTACTTTATATACAAGTAGCAACTGGCGATTTCGTGCTCTAGGAGAATACATGTTGTCTACATCCAAAGGATTGCACATGTCCGAAGCAACATTGTGACAACAGCAGTAGTAGTATTGtacctctggatgagaccgaggccGCGGCTGCCCATGACGATGGTGTCGATCTTCTGCTCCTCCACCGCATCGCAGAGCTTCTCCCTGGCGTCGCCCCAGTACAGCTTCGCCACCACCTTGAGCTGCAATAATGGAAGCCATTCAGTTCACTTGATCCTCCTCCACGCTCGATCGGCCGACCGAATCAAAGGGATCGAAACGCCTCCAGACCATACATACACGTACCTCGAGCTGGCGCGCGGCGGTGTCGAGCATGTCGAGCACCTCGGCGTCGCAGGTGACGCCGTAGTTCTTCATCACCTCCGGCTCCCGGAACTCCGACAGGGGGATCAGCGCTGCGGGGGGGAACGATCGAGCAACGCGCGCGTTAGTTGGAGATCGAAGCGAGCGGagaggtgggttggtgcgccgtGCGCGTGCTTACGGGATCCGGACTTGGCCCAGACGGCGTGCTTGGCCTCCTCCCCGCCGTGGCGCAGGACGTGGAGGACGACGACGGTGTCGCCCCGGCGGAGCAGGTTCTTGACGGCCCACTCCAGCGCCCGCTTGCTGCTCGCCGAGTAGTCCATCGCCACCCCGATCCTCCGCTCCCCGTCCGCGTCCGCGCCGCCGGCCATCGCGCTGGCTCCTTTCCCGATCCGCTCAAACACTTGCGCCCTGGGCTTCTCCTCTCACGTGGCGAGATGGCGAGTGTGCGCAGTAATGCTTGTCCTTGTGGGcgaggacagagagagagagatgggtggTACTTAAAAGGACTGGCCGGAGTTGGGTGAGGGCTTGGGTGGGACGACACGAGAGACGAGAGAGCGGCGCGGCACGTTTCACCGCGTGTGGCGCACCGGCCTTTGGTTTGGCGTGACCAGAGAGAGAGGCCGGCGCGCGGCGTCGTGGGGAGGCGTGCACCCCTGCCGTTGGCACCCCGTGCACTGGAATCTTTGCGCGTGGCGTGTCCGCCTGGACCACGGCACGGCGGCGGCAGGGAGCGGCGCCGCTGGGTCGTGCGCGCCCGCGGTGCGCCTGGGCAGTTTGACGTGGAGGCCGCGAGCCGGTGGATGGGTGGGAAACTGTGGATGCCCTTTCTGCTCGTCGTCACAGAGGTTTCCTCTCCGCTTTCTGTGCGACGCGCGAAACGGTTGAGAATGGGAAAGGGGTGCTGAGGGCAATTCGAACGAGCCGACCCAAATGGATGataattttgtttgtttttgtttgtttgg encodes:
- the LOC123445689 gene encoding universal stress protein PHOS32-like; translated protein: MAGGADADGERRIGVAMDYSASSKRALEWAVKNLLRRGDTVVVLHVLRHGGEEAKHAVWAKSGSPLIPLSEFREPEVMKNYGVTCDAEVLDMLDTAARQLELKVVAKLYWGDAREKLCDAVEEQKIDTIVMGSRGLGLIQRILLGSVTNYVLSNASCPVTVVKGDC